The Bombus huntii isolate Logan2020A chromosome 1, iyBomHunt1.1, whole genome shotgun sequence genome contains a region encoding:
- the LOC126871885 gene encoding esterase FE4-like: MNCLIILFDMIRVQTRVALNTRILNVERSGSIKLARLWLTMSKPIVLVKQGKLEGAVLKSALGLSYIGFKGIPFAAPPIGNLRFKDPQPPAPWAGIKDTSKAKKYICPQLQEVPPFDVIGDEDCLYLNVYTNSLNQSKPVMFWIHGGAFILGNSSFYESRPDYLLAKDVVVVSANYRLGAFGFLNLGHQVAPGNLGLKDLIAALEWVKENIANFGGDSNNVTIFGVSAGGALVHSLLVSPRAKGLFHKAILHSGTLTCPWASRGAEYRPKRGFKLASLLGKDSNDPVEVVEFLRTVPAEDIVKAQASLLFPEKEETSTLAFGLDYDEVAENPVLPKPIEQLIAKEADVPVIISYTAQEYIMFLKDKSEKSINSFNQNLYNHLKTLRSLKTIEDAEMEKLFELVKNQYFGGKPISEENISEYSELLTLINFGIPAMMLLEDRVKRTTAPSYFCVFSYIGNEKAPTDLLVTRLFSGASHVDDIAYLLYLPRCKTDNPDPPTVGTKDRITLERMTRMWTNFARTGDPTSVKDKFVNVDWKPATTKELCHLKIDDELQLLSLPPHLLSSK, encoded by the exons ATGAACTGCTTGATAATACTGTTTGATATGATAAGAGTACAAACTCGAGTCGCTCTAAATACTCGGATTCTGAATGTAGAAAGGAGTGGCAGTATCAAGTTGGCAAGACTTTGGTTAACAATGAGCAAACCGATAGTACTCGTAAAACAAGGTAAATTGGAAGGCGCGGTACTGAAAAGTGCCCTAGGATTATCATATATCGGCTTCAAAGGAATACCTTTTGCTGCTCCTCCTATCGGAAATCTCAGATTTAAG GATCCTCAACCACCTGCACCATGGGCTGGTATCAAGGATACATCCAAAGCCAAAAAATACATTTGTCCACAATTGCAAGAAGTTCCGCCTTTCGATGTTATTGGTGACGAGGATTGTCTTTACTTGAATGTTTATACGAATTCTCTCAATCAATCGAAACCGGTTATGTTCTGGATACATGGAGGGGCATTCATACTAGGAAATTCGAGCTTCTACGAATCGAGGCCCGACTATTTACTCGCTAAAGATGTTGTAGTTGTCTCAGCTAACTACAGGCTTGGCGCATTCG gATTTTTAAATTTGGGTCACCAAGTCGCGCCAGGAAATCTAGGCTTAAAAGATTTAATCGCAGCTCTAGAATGGGTGAAGGAAAATATTGCCAACTTTGGCGGAGATTCCAATAATGTTACGATTTTTGGAGTTAGTGCTGGAGGTGCTCTAGTACATTCCTTACTCGTATCGCCTCGCGCGAAAG GACTGTTCCACAAGGCGATTTTGCACAGTGGAACGTTGACATGCCCTTGGGCAAGCCGAGGTGCTGAATATCGTCCTAAACGTGGTTTTAAACTCGCTTCACTTCTTGGAAAAGATTCTAATGATCCTGTCGAAGTTGTCGAATTTTTACGGACGGTGCCCGCTGAGGACATCGTGAAGGCTCAAGCCTCTCTGTTATTTCCAGAG AAAGAGGAGACTAGTACCCTTGCTTTTGGACTCGATTACGACGAAGTGGCGGAGAATCCTGTTTTACCAAAACCGATCGAACAATTAATTGCAAAAGAAGCAGATGTGCCTGTGATAATTAGTTACACCGCTCAGGAATATATTATGTTCTTGAAAG ATAAAAGCGAAAAATCAATCAATTCTTTTAACCAGAATCTGTATAACCATCTGAAAACTTTGAGATCATTGAAGACGATAGAGGATgcagaaatggaaaaattgttcGAGCTGGTGAAAAATCAGTATTTCGGTGGAAAACCGATTAGCGAAGAAAACATAAGCGAATATTCAGAATTGCTTACTCTTATTAATTTCGGCATTCCCGCGATGATGCTGTTAGAGGATCGAGTAAAAAGAACAACCGCGCCTAGTTATTTCTGTGTATTTTCGTACATTGGCAATGAGAAAGCCCCGACGGATCTCCTAGTAACACGACTGTTTTCTG GAGCGTCTCATGTAGATGACATCgcgtatttattatatttacccAGATGTAAAACTGACAATCCTGATCCACCAACGGTTGGTACGAAGGATAGgattacgttagaacgaatgACTAGAATGTGGACTAATTTTGCCAGAACTGG GGATCCTACCTCAGTCAAAGATAAGTTTGTCAACGTTGATTGGAAGCCTGCAACGACGAAGGAGCTTTGTCATTTAAAAATTGACGATGAATTACAGTTGCTGTCTCTTCCACCACACCTTTTATCCTCTAAATAG